A single window of Ischnura elegans chromosome 8, ioIscEleg1.1, whole genome shotgun sequence DNA harbors:
- the LOC124163314 gene encoding jerky protein homolog-like has protein sequence MEAAIGSKRKRKTLSLQQKVELLKKLDRGVSVLKLREEYGVGQSTIYDIKGQREKLLQFVSESDSLAGISKRRNIRGPSNNEVDKVVYEWFRQRRSEGVPISGGIIMEKAKYFHKELQITSPCEYTTGWLQKFKQRHGIRYLKVTGEKLSADHDAAEDYVNELAKLVDEHNLSPDQIYNMDETGLFWRCLPRNTFVCRDEKTASGAKESMERVTIAACSNAAGSHKCKLMVIGKSAKPRVFKGIHQFPVIYRANKRAWITQELFKEWFHTNFVKEVRKNFKALGLPENAKILLLLDNCPAHPPAETLVEENVIVSFLPPNCTALIQPLDQGIINSLKCHYRSEVMKNIINRDTAFSYEEFKKEFTLKNAVWCIAEAWDKVTPQVLKRCWSNLLPDFQNRCEETDDIPEFDGFQGPSNDPVSHFINFVKELDADISDEDLKEWNACDNNAPVYQSLTDGEIMDAVTGSTVDEDVTDSDCSSDEEKITTSDAITYAEKLIKYLEQRPSSSNDMEVLHMHRLKNNLIQERRSRWKQVKLTDLMKNAPTTKCADVAATDTACHSTHGK, from the coding sequence ATGGAAGCAGCGAtcggatccaagagaaagaggaaaactcTCTCCCTTCAACAAAAAGtggagttattgaaaaaattggatcgagGTGTTAGTGTGTTAAAGCTTCGTGAGGAGTATGGTGTCGGGCAATCGACCATTTATGACATTAAGGGACAGAGAGAAAAACTTTTGCAGTTCGTTTCGGAGTCTGACTCGTTGGCCGGAATttccaaaagaagaaatatacggGGGCCGAGTAACAATGAAGTGGATAAGGTGGTATACGAATGGTTCCGGCAGCGACGAAGTGAAGGAGTTCCAATTTCCGgaggaataataatggaaaaagctaaatatttccaCAAGGAATTACAAATCACGTCACCGTGCGAATATACGACAGGGTGGCTACAAAAATTTAAACAGCGCCATGGCATTCGATATCTGAAGGTTACCGGAGAAAAACTGTCAGCAGATCACGATGCTGCGGAAGATTACGTCAATGAGCTGGCAAAGTTGGTGGATGAACATAATCTTTCACCGGATCAGATTTACAACATGGACGAGACTGGATTGTTCTGGCGCTGTCTTCCCCGTAATACGTTCGTTTGCCGCGATGAAAAGACTGCGAGCGGAGCGAAAGAATCAATGGAAAGGGTCACCATCGCAGCCTGTTCCAATGCTGCCGGGAGCCATAAATGCAAGCTCATGGTCATCGGTAAAAGTGCAAAACCACGCGTATTTAAGGGTATACACCAGTTTCCTGTGATTTACAGAGCCAATAAGCGAGCTTGGATTACGcaagaattatttaaggaatggtTTCATACTAACTTTGTCAAAGAGGtccgaaaaaatttcaaggctcttggactgcctgaaaatgcaaaaattttattgttgttggACAACTGCCCTGCTCATCCTCCAGCAGAAACTCTCGTCGAGGAGAATGTTATAGTGTCTTTTTTGCCGCCGAACTGTACTGCTCTAATCCAGCCACTTGATCAGGGGATAATAAATAGCCTTAAGTGTCACTATCGaagtgaagttatgaaaaatatcatcaaccgTGACACTGCTTTCTCCTATGAAGAATTTAAGAAGGAATTTACCCTTAAAAATGCAGTATGGTGTATTGCCGAAGCGTGGGATAAGGTTactccccaggttttgaaaagATGTTGGAGTAATTTGCTGCCGGATTTTCAAAACCGCTGTGAGGAAACTGACGACATACCAGAATTTGATGGCTTCCAGGGTCCGTCGAATGATCccgtttctcattttataaattttgtgaaagagcTGGATGCCGACATAAGTGATGAAGATCTAAAAGAATGGAATGCCTGCGACAATAATGCCCCAGTGTACCAAAGCTTGACCGATGGAGAGATAATGGATGCAGTCACGGGTTCGACAGTTGATGAAGACGTGACCGACAGTGACTGCAGCTCTGATGAGGAGAAAATTACTACGTCGGACGCAATCACTTATGCAGAAAAACTCATAAAGTACTTGGAGCAGAGGCCCTCTTCTTCCAACGATATGGAGGTATTACACATGCATaggttgaaaaacaatttaatacaagAGAGACGCAGCCGCTGGAAACAGGTCAAACTTACCGACCTCATGAAGAACGCACCAACAACCAAGTGCGCGGATGTTGCTGCCACAGATACTGCGTGCCACTCCACCCATggcaaataa